Proteins encoded together in one Pseudoxanthomonas sp. Root65 window:
- a CDS encoding CheR family methyltransferase, translated as MSVSPRPLVPAPSTRRTSAAPPQDDAAASGARDFEFDDRDFRRVADLIRQRAGIALADGKRDMVYGRLSRRLRALGLRSFKDYLDQLERDGGDEWQAFTNALTTNLTSFFREPHHFERLQEELAKRRHDGPLKIWTCAASTGEEPYSIAISACEAYGTLTPPVRILATDVDTQVLATGERGVYPVERIAGLDDTLKRRYFQRGSGPNEGKCRVHPALRQMIEFRPLNLLAPRYDVAGPFTAMFCRNVMIYFDKPTQRGILTRLVPHLADDGMLYTGHSENYLHAADIIQPCGRTLYRRAGAAA; from the coding sequence ATGTCCGTCAGTCCCCGCCCTCTTGTTCCGGCACCTTCGACCCGACGGACCTCCGCCGCGCCACCGCAGGACGATGCAGCAGCATCCGGCGCGCGCGATTTCGAGTTCGACGACCGCGACTTCCGCCGCGTCGCCGACCTGATCCGCCAGCGGGCCGGCATCGCCCTGGCCGATGGCAAGCGCGACATGGTCTACGGCCGCCTCTCGCGCCGCCTGCGTGCGCTGGGGCTGCGCAGCTTCAAGGACTACCTGGACCAGCTGGAGCGCGACGGCGGCGACGAATGGCAGGCGTTCACCAACGCGCTGACCACCAACCTCACCTCGTTCTTCCGCGAACCGCACCATTTCGAGCGGCTGCAGGAAGAGCTGGCCAAGCGCCGCCACGACGGACCGCTGAAGATCTGGACCTGCGCCGCCTCCACCGGCGAGGAACCGTATTCGATCGCCATCTCCGCCTGCGAGGCCTACGGCACGCTGACCCCGCCGGTACGCATCCTGGCCACCGACGTGGACACGCAGGTGCTGGCCACCGGCGAACGCGGCGTCTACCCGGTCGAACGCATCGCCGGCCTCGACGACACGCTGAAGCGCCGCTACTTCCAGCGCGGCAGCGGTCCCAACGAAGGCAAGTGCCGCGTGCATCCGGCGCTGCGGCAGATGATCGAGTTCCGCCCGCTCAACCTGCTGGCGCCCCGCTACGACGTGGCCGGTCCGTTCACGGCGATGTTCTGCCGCAACGTGATGATCTATTTCGACAAGCCGACCCAGCGCGGCATCCTCACCCGCCTGGTCCCGCACCTGGCCGACGACGGCATGCTGTACACCGGGCACTCGGAGAACTACCTGCACGCCGCAGACATCATCCAGCCGTGCGGCCGCACGCTGTACCGGCGCGCCGGGGCCGCCGCGTGA